In one Gracilinanus agilis isolate LMUSP501 chromosome 6, AgileGrace, whole genome shotgun sequence genomic region, the following are encoded:
- the LOC123251559 gene encoding ARL14 effector protein, producing the protein MDPCSVGVQLRATNECHKTYYTRHTGFKTLQELSSNDALLLQLRTGMTLSGNNTICFHHAKIYIDRFEDLQKSCCDPFNIHKKLAKKNLHAIDLDDATFLSAKFGRQLVPGWKLCPKCTQIINGSVDVESEDRQKRKADSDGRTAKALRSLQFANPGKQTEFTPETTTGKREKRRQTKATNSDRQVIPPKSKVYDSQGLLIFSGMDLCDCLDEDCLGCFYACPNCGSNKCGAECRCDRKWLYEQIEIEGGEIIHNKHAG; encoded by the exons ATGGATCCCTGTTCAGTTGGAGTTCAGCTTCGTGCTACCAATGAATGTCATAAGACATACTATACTCGACATACTGGCTTCAAGACTTTGCAAGAATTGTCATCAAATGATGCGCTTTTACTTCAGCTTAGAACCGGAATGACCCTCTCTGGAAACAATACGATTTGCTTCCATCATGCAAAAATTTACATTGATCGATTTGAGGACTTGCAAAAGTCATGTTGTGATCCTTTTAACATACACAAAAAACTGGCCAAGAAAAATTTGCATGCGATTGACTTAGATGATGCCACTTTCCTAAGTGCCAAGTTTGGAAGACAGCTTGTACCTGGTTGGAAGCTTTGTCCAAAATGCACACAGATAATCAATGGAAGTGTGGATGTTGAATCTGAAGATCGCCAAAAAAGGAAAGCTGATTCAGAC GGGAGGACTGCTAAAGCCTTGAGGTCCTTACAGTTTGCAAATCCAGGAAAGCAAACTGAATTTACTCCAGAGACGACTACTggtaagagggaaaagagaagacaaacCAAGGCAACCAATTCAGACAG gcAGGTGATACCACCAAAGAGCAAAGTCTATGACAGCCAAGGCCTCCTAATATTCAGTGGAATGGATCTCTGTGACTGCCTTGATGAAGATTGTCTGGGGTGTTTCTACGCTTGTCCCAATTGTGGTTCTAACAAGTGTGGAGCTGAATGCCGCTGTGACAGAAAATGGCTTTATGAACAGATTGAGATAGAAGGAGGAGAGATTATTCATAATAAGCATGCTGGGTAA